From a single Mucilaginibacter terrenus genomic region:
- a CDS encoding acyltransferase family protein, with protein MSTLVKKLDYLPGLDGIRAIAAMLVIMTHWPNNSISLKFGWIGVNIFFVLSGFLITRILVNEKPKPFKQYIGNFFYKRTLRIFPVYYLFIAATSVLLMVSRYAIPQLADNVIIASGINALKNAWPSYLTYTYNIRLNLRYFFQWDDTSNQFFGHLWSLSLEEQFYLVFPFVVYFTSIATLKKIVLGLIVLCPLIRLWTAVYGVGMVTDKYWLGELLYTNTLCQADALAMGAALAIFPFTLQHPYRNFLLAAFIWLGVGLTCLYFLRKAGYFLVEGKSFGYDFPGFWFDEKTPHFLINIRAAYQYTLVNILAVCLVAPAVIKRPLFPAILQSKPVAYLGKISYGIYLFHNPLIAFFMTGGAFFGGWFKLTENPLVHIFLFILYMIILVGLAHLSYKYFEQKIISRYKTRTVGV; from the coding sequence TTGAGCACCTTGGTTAAAAAGCTGGATTACCTGCCCGGACTGGATGGCATACGTGCTATAGCTGCCATGCTGGTGATCATGACCCATTGGCCAAATAATTCCATTTCATTGAAATTCGGCTGGATCGGTGTCAACATCTTCTTTGTGCTGTCTGGCTTTCTTATTACGCGCATACTGGTGAACGAAAAGCCAAAGCCGTTTAAGCAGTACATTGGCAACTTCTTCTATAAACGAACCCTGCGCATATTCCCGGTATATTATCTTTTCATAGCCGCTACAAGTGTACTTCTTATGGTAAGTCGCTATGCTATACCGCAGTTGGCCGACAACGTGATCATTGCCTCGGGCATAAACGCGCTTAAAAATGCCTGGCCCAGCTACCTTACTTACACCTATAATATACGCCTTAACCTGCGGTATTTTTTCCAATGGGATGATACATCTAACCAGTTCTTCGGTCATCTATGGTCGCTATCGCTGGAAGAGCAGTTCTACCTTGTCTTCCCTTTTGTTGTTTACTTCACTAGCATCGCCACGCTGAAGAAAATAGTTTTAGGCTTAATTGTTTTATGTCCGCTTATACGGCTGTGGACTGCTGTTTATGGAGTCGGCATGGTAACTGATAAATACTGGCTTGGTGAATTGCTGTACACCAACACGCTATGCCAGGCCGACGCGCTGGCTATGGGCGCAGCGCTGGCTATATTTCCTTTTACCTTACAACACCCTTATCGCAACTTCCTTTTAGCAGCGTTTATTTGGTTAGGTGTTGGGCTTACCTGTTTATACTTTTTAAGAAAAGCAGGGTATTTTCTGGTAGAGGGGAAAAGCTTTGGGTATGACTTCCCGGGCTTTTGGTTTGACGAAAAGACGCCACATTTCCTAATCAACATCCGTGCCGCCTACCAGTATACCCTTGTCAATATTTTGGCGGTTTGCCTGGTTGCACCCGCGGTTATAAAAAGACCATTATTCCCGGCTATCCTGCAGTCAAAACCAGTAGCCTACCTGGGCAAAATATCTTACGGCATATACCTGTTCCATAATCCGCTTATCGCATTTTTTATGACTGGTGGTGCATTCTTTGGAGGGTGGTTCAAGCTAACAGAAAACCCATTGGTGCACATATTTCTTTTTATCTTGTACATGATCATATTGGTGGGACTTGCGCACCTTAGCTATAAATACTTTGAACAAAAGATCATCAGCAGGTACAAAACAAGAACAGTTGGTGTCTAA
- a CDS encoding exostosin domain-containing protein: protein MKLYILDTPSILKPDHQRLKYPSHNRDYGIEQDFEIWLRKQKELLTPDPAEATWHYLPVYWTRWHINHNFAAHGEGLAELQSAVNNIIIDDQRTFTITQFDGGTLVNLGRATEFTAARTTNAGIDVPILCSPHRKPPVMPAKTLKASFNGSFDTHPIRVEMQKRYAGSTGVIVGGSLPTRFYKRWFWAMNYNLNTMASYIALCPRGTSCNSFRFFEAMQLGTAPCLIGDADVRPFKKFIPWEEISYYAATIDDLDNILTSINKTEALEKGRKAYQYWKNELYYQQWCKYVIKELEHLG from the coding sequence TTGAAACTCTATATTCTTGATACGCCGTCAATTTTAAAGCCGGATCATCAACGGTTAAAATACCCGTCGCACAACCGTGACTATGGCATAGAACAGGACTTTGAGATTTGGCTGCGTAAACAAAAAGAACTGCTCACCCCCGATCCTGCTGAGGCTACATGGCACTACCTGCCGGTGTATTGGACGCGCTGGCACATCAACCATAATTTCGCAGCGCATGGCGAAGGCTTGGCAGAATTACAATCAGCCGTAAACAATATCATTATAGATGACCAGCGCACCTTTACCATAACACAGTTTGATGGTGGCACACTGGTTAATCTGGGTAGAGCAACAGAGTTCACCGCTGCACGGACCACCAACGCGGGTATAGATGTACCGATACTTTGCAGTCCGCACCGCAAGCCTCCGGTCATGCCGGCAAAAACACTTAAGGCAAGCTTCAACGGATCATTCGATACCCACCCTATCCGGGTAGAAATGCAAAAACGGTATGCCGGGAGCACCGGTGTTATTGTTGGCGGCAGCCTACCTACCAGGTTTTACAAACGCTGGTTTTGGGCCATGAACTATAACCTGAATACCATGGCGTCGTACATAGCCTTGTGCCCAAGAGGAACCAGTTGTAATTCGTTCCGGTTTTTTGAGGCAATGCAATTGGGCACAGCGCCCTGCCTTATTGGGGATGCTGACGTACGTCCTTTTAAAAAGTTTATCCCTTGGGAAGAGATAAGCTACTACGCAGCTACGATTGACGATCTGGACAATATTCTTACCTCCATCAACAAAACAGAAGCGCTGGAAAAAGGGCGCAAAGCTTACCAGTACTGGAAGAATGAACTCTACTACCAGCAATGGTGCAAATACGTGATAAAAGAACTTGAGCACCTTGGTTAA
- a CDS encoding ABC transporter ATP-binding protein: protein MPPVIKVKNLSKAYQLGTFGTGTISRDLERYWARIRGKDDPFLKIGEVNDRTTKGQSDMVWSLKDLNFNIEQGGAVGVIGRNGAGKSTLLKILSRITSPTTGTVKVKGRVASLLEVGTGFHPELSGRENIYLNGAILGMRKAEIKRKFDEIVDFAGVERYIDTPVKRYSSGMYVRLAFAVAAHLESEILVIDEVLAVGDAEFQKKCLGKMGDVSRGEGRTVLFVSHNMGSILQLCNTSMLLNNGKIMFIGPTEATVKTYMSSAVTDRSGIKAIGTLKDTIKVTSLTVNETPIDALLMPHDEVLIKVNYECTKPLKEFRISINVFKEGTTVLTMHDLEVGRPIEPGKYESIIRIPAFFLRPGGYTLAVGGHNSNFKNLTIENLEWFYIPDISAFEILEAWSENFDFNNKGLINLPNTGGKRTFLG from the coding sequence ATGCCTCCGGTAATAAAGGTCAAAAACTTATCTAAAGCATATCAACTGGGTACATTTGGTACAGGCACCATATCGCGTGATCTTGAGCGTTACTGGGCACGCATCAGAGGTAAGGATGATCCCTTTCTTAAAATTGGAGAAGTAAACGATCGCACAACCAAAGGCCAAAGCGATATGGTTTGGAGCCTTAAAGACCTAAATTTTAATATAGAACAGGGGGGTGCTGTAGGTGTTATTGGCCGTAACGGGGCGGGTAAGAGCACCTTGCTAAAAATATTAAGCCGCATCACCTCTCCCACTACCGGTACGGTAAAGGTAAAAGGAAGAGTAGCCAGTTTACTTGAGGTAGGCACGGGCTTTCATCCCGAATTAAGCGGCCGGGAAAACATATACCTCAACGGTGCTATACTGGGTATGCGTAAAGCCGAAATAAAGCGGAAGTTTGACGAGATAGTAGACTTTGCAGGCGTAGAGCGCTATATAGACACACCTGTAAAACGTTATTCATCAGGGATGTACGTGCGCCTGGCATTTGCTGTAGCCGCTCACCTTGAATCAGAGATACTGGTGATTGATGAGGTACTTGCAGTAGGCGACGCCGAATTTCAAAAAAAGTGTCTCGGCAAAATGGGCGATGTAAGCCGTGGGGAGGGCCGCACGGTACTATTTGTTTCTCACAATATGGGGAGCATCTTACAGCTCTGTAACACCAGCATGCTGCTCAACAACGGCAAAATCATGTTCATAGGCCCTACTGAGGCTACTGTTAAAACTTACATGAGCAGCGCCGTTACCGACAGATCGGGCATCAAGGCCATCGGCACATTGAAGGACACCATAAAAGTAACATCGCTTACTGTAAATGAGACCCCAATTGATGCTCTGTTAATGCCACATGATGAGGTACTTATCAAAGTCAATTATGAGTGTACCAAGCCGTTAAAAGAATTCAGAATCTCAATTAACGTGTTTAAAGAGGGCACAACTGTGCTCACCATGCATGATTTGGAGGTTGGCAGGCCCATTGAGCCTGGTAAGTACGAATCTATCATCAGGATACCGGCTTTCTTCCTGCGCCCGGGTGGATATACCCTGGCGGTTGGAGGGCATAACTCTAATTTTAAGAACCTGACAATTGAAAATCTGGAGTGGTTTTACATTCCGGATATCAGTGCTTTTGAGATACTGGAAGCCTGGAGTGAAAACTTCGATTTTAACAACAAGGGCCTTATAAATCTCCCGAATACAGGCGGGAAACGCACTTTTCTGGGTTGA
- a CDS encoding glycosyltransferase family 4 protein, translating to MSKKVILLSLQTFSATGGIQKMTRTMAHSLQQICVEKGWKLRLLSLYDSDYDLQQQYIKAENFRGFQKNKFGFILSILSTVNNGDTLILSHVNFAIIGLLIKIFKPKADVWLIAHGIEVWRPFSAQRKLFLKYCDKIVSVSEYTQNEMIKRHNVDPLKCVVLNNAIDSFINIPKEISKPQNLLSRYRINKQTPVVFTLTRLASSEKYKGYDTLIATIGKLKAKFPDVRYVLSGKYDQKEGLRVKELIAEHGVMGSVILTGFIDERELADHFLLADLFVLPSKKEGFGIVFIEALACGLPVICGNADGSVDAVRNGELGIAINPDDPEELQLEISKYLSHPLNTNERKALQQKCLQYFSEDVYRKKLQTLLAG from the coding sequence ATGTCTAAAAAAGTGATCTTATTAAGCCTGCAAACTTTCAGCGCCACCGGTGGCATACAAAAAATGACACGTACGATGGCGCACTCCCTGCAGCAAATCTGCGTAGAAAAAGGATGGAAGTTAAGGCTACTATCCCTTTATGATTCTGATTACGACCTGCAGCAACAATACATAAAGGCAGAAAACTTCAGGGGATTTCAAAAAAATAAATTTGGTTTTATTTTAAGTATTTTATCAACCGTAAACAATGGTGATACGCTTATCCTCAGTCACGTAAACTTTGCAATAATTGGCCTGTTGATTAAAATTTTCAAGCCTAAAGCTGATGTTTGGCTTATTGCACATGGTATTGAAGTTTGGCGGCCGTTTTCTGCCCAGCGTAAATTATTTCTTAAATACTGTGATAAAATTGTTAGCGTAAGCGAGTACACACAAAATGAGATGATAAAACGGCATAATGTTGATCCGTTGAAGTGTGTTGTTCTCAATAATGCTATCGACTCTTTTATAAACATCCCGAAAGAGATTTCAAAACCCCAAAACCTACTTAGCCGATATCGCATTAACAAGCAAACACCAGTTGTATTCACGCTAACCCGCCTGGCATCCAGCGAGAAGTATAAAGGATACGATACTTTAATTGCAACTATAGGTAAGTTAAAGGCCAAGTTCCCTGATGTTAGATACGTTCTTTCGGGCAAGTACGACCAAAAAGAAGGGCTGCGGGTAAAGGAACTTATTGCAGAGCACGGGGTCATGGGTAGTGTTATACTTACCGGCTTTATTGATGAGCGTGAACTGGCAGACCATTTCCTGCTTGCAGATCTCTTCGTGCTACCCAGCAAGAAAGAAGGATTTGGAATAGTGTTTATAGAAGCACTTGCCTGCGGCCTGCCTGTAATTTGTGGCAATGCAGATGGCAGCGTAGATGCCGTCCGGAATGGGGAGCTAGGTATAGCCATAAACCCCGATGACCCTGAAGAATTGCAGTTAGAAATTTCAAAATATCTTTCACATCCGCTAAATACAAATGAGCGAAAAGCATTGCAGCAGAAATGCCTGCAATACTTCAGCGAAGACGTGTATAGAAAAAAGCTGCAAACTTTGTTAGCTGGTTAA